The following coding sequences lie in one Saccharopolyspora hordei genomic window:
- a CDS encoding response regulator transcription factor, with the protein MDEQTEIRVLVVDDHPVIHGGVELLAAEDPLISVVGSARLGHEAIELAQHVPADVILLDLRLPDVPAPELVARLRRVAPGVKILLFTAFADHGAIDVLIDAGADGCLVKDVTGGDFSTAVRRVARGVRVVDPRLTGWHASATPELLFRVGLTKREYEVLRFAAMGHSNPEIADQVALARNTVKTYLQTAMQKLNARNRVEAIAKAHELRLL; encoded by the coding sequence ATGGATGAACAGACCGAGATCCGGGTGCTCGTGGTCGACGACCACCCGGTGATCCACGGGGGCGTCGAACTGCTCGCGGCCGAGGACCCGTTGATCAGCGTGGTCGGCAGCGCGCGCCTCGGGCACGAGGCGATCGAGCTGGCGCAACACGTGCCGGCCGACGTGATCCTGCTCGACCTCCGGCTGCCGGACGTGCCGGCCCCAGAGCTGGTCGCCCGGCTGCGCCGGGTGGCACCGGGGGTGAAGATCCTGCTCTTCACCGCCTTCGCCGACCACGGCGCGATCGACGTGCTGATCGACGCCGGCGCGGACGGCTGCCTGGTCAAGGACGTCACCGGTGGTGACTTCTCCACCGCGGTCCGGCGGGTGGCGCGAGGGGTGCGGGTGGTCGATCCTCGGTTGACCGGTTGGCACGCCTCGGCGACGCCGGAACTGCTGTTCCGGGTCGGCCTCACCAAGCGGGAGTACGAGGTGCTGCGGTTCGCCGCGATGGGGCACAGCAACCCGGAGATCGCCGACCAGGTCGCCCTCGCGCGGAACACCGTGAAGACCTACCTGCAGACGGCGATGCAGAAGCTGAACGCGCGGAACCGGGTCGAGGCCATCGCCAAGGCGCACGAGCTCCGGTTGCTCTGA
- a CDS encoding AMP-binding protein, translating into MGFGARPAMVWVRRDGRPRVLTFAHLADRVRRFANLLANLGVAAGESVVVQLPNVPEWWEVAAGAMRAGVSVAPVPHDAGAAGLTDRAAATTAGIVVVDAAHVEDGLATRRACPSVRHVLCVGGLPRADAVNYHAVMHLEEPDDAPVVPRDPVLITGTGQEVSAHGRTDLLRVWAELGPARCASRPGDLHWNGTPRETVTGFSLGLVQPWSAGAAILVDETGCDTRALLERFPVTTVSAPGSWYAELAGPGSGNLRRSALRWALATGSRPDEDVVRAWFRETGLRIHPVAVRAEPSAAPSSR; encoded by the coding sequence GTGGGGTTCGGGGCGCGTCCGGCGATGGTCTGGGTGCGCCGCGACGGGCGGCCTCGAGTGCTGACCTTCGCTCACCTCGCCGACCGGGTCAGGCGGTTCGCCAACCTGCTCGCGAACCTCGGGGTCGCTGCGGGCGAGTCGGTCGTCGTGCAGCTGCCGAACGTACCCGAGTGGTGGGAGGTGGCGGCCGGAGCGATGCGGGCGGGCGTCTCCGTCGCGCCGGTGCCCCACGACGCGGGGGCAGCCGGGTTGACGGACCGAGCGGCGGCCACCACCGCCGGCATCGTCGTGGTGGACGCGGCGCACGTCGAGGACGGCCTGGCCACTCGACGGGCCTGCCCCTCGGTGCGGCACGTGCTCTGCGTCGGTGGCCTGCCCCGCGCCGACGCGGTGAACTACCACGCGGTGATGCACCTGGAGGAGCCCGATGACGCACCGGTGGTACCGAGGGACCCGGTCCTGATCACCGGCACTGGGCAGGAGGTCTCCGCGCACGGACGCACCGACCTGCTGCGGGTGTGGGCCGAGCTCGGCCCCGCCCGGTGTGCCAGCCGGCCGGGCGACCTGCACTGGAACGGCACTCCGCGGGAGACCGTCACCGGCTTCTCGCTCGGTCTGGTCCAGCCGTGGTCGGCCGGGGCGGCGATCCTGGTCGACGAGACCGGGTGTGACACCCGCGCGCTGCTGGAGCGGTTCCCGGTGACCACGGTGTCCGCGCCCGGCTCGTGGTACGCGGAACTCGCCGGACCTGGGTCGGGAAACCTGCGGCGCTCGGCTCTGCGCTGGGCGCTCGCCACCGGCAGCCGGCCGGACGAGGACGTGGTCCGGGCCTGGTTCCGCGAGACCGGTCTCCGGATCCACCCCGTTGCGGTGCGCGCCGAGCCGTCGGCGGCGCCGTCCTCCCGGTAG
- a CDS encoding MFS transporter: protein MSLISRSGRAGFASAVGTTVEWYDFFIYGTAAGLVFNELFFPQYDPLLGTLLSFVTFSAAFVARPIGGVLFGHFGDKVGRKSMLVLTLSIMGTTTFAVGVLPSYQTIGVAAPILLVTLRFVQGLSLGGEYGGAVLMAVEHAPSRRRGYYGSWVQMGVPAGLMLGNAVFLAFGAMSQETFLAWGWRIPFLIGGVFVLFGLVVRLKLGESPNFARLKQDQDVVALPIAVLLRRHPKQVLLTGGAYLSIGVTFYLATVFGLSYGAQQLEYGRNAMLVLVFLAMLLTFITLPLFGALSDRIGRRPVFIGGTVAMGALAFPWFWTLDTGSFFIAAIGYLAICTGFSAAFGPLAAFFAEAFETEIRYSGISSGYTLGTLASSALAPIFATWLLDRTGGYSAVAWYMIGTAVVSVVCAVALRETYASGLPDRAPAEESKTEAARVAD, encoded by the coding sequence ATGTCCCTGATCTCGCGCAGCGGAAGAGCAGGATTCGCGAGCGCCGTCGGTACCACCGTGGAGTGGTATGACTTCTTCATCTACGGCACCGCCGCCGGCCTCGTCTTCAACGAACTGTTCTTCCCCCAGTACGACCCGCTGCTCGGCACGCTGCTGTCCTTCGTGACGTTCTCCGCGGCGTTCGTCGCACGGCCGATCGGCGGGGTGCTGTTCGGGCACTTCGGGGACAAGGTCGGTCGCAAGTCGATGCTGGTGCTCACCCTGAGCATCATGGGGACGACCACGTTCGCGGTCGGCGTGCTCCCCAGCTACCAGACCATCGGAGTCGCCGCGCCGATCCTCCTGGTCACCCTGCGGTTCGTCCAGGGGCTCTCGCTCGGCGGTGAGTACGGAGGTGCGGTGCTGATGGCCGTGGAGCACGCACCGTCCCGCCGCCGCGGGTACTACGGCAGCTGGGTGCAGATGGGTGTGCCGGCGGGCCTGATGCTCGGCAACGCGGTGTTCCTCGCCTTCGGGGCCATGTCGCAGGAGACCTTCCTGGCCTGGGGCTGGCGGATCCCCTTCCTGATCGGTGGCGTGTTCGTGCTCTTCGGACTCGTCGTGCGGCTGAAGCTGGGTGAGAGCCCGAACTTCGCGCGGTTGAAGCAGGACCAGGACGTGGTCGCGTTGCCGATCGCGGTGCTGCTGCGCAGACACCCGAAGCAGGTGCTGTTGACCGGAGGTGCGTACCTGTCGATCGGCGTGACGTTCTACCTCGCCACCGTCTTCGGCCTCAGCTACGGAGCCCAGCAGCTCGAGTACGGCCGCAACGCGATGTTGGTCCTGGTCTTCCTGGCGATGCTGCTGACCTTCATCACGCTGCCTCTGTTCGGCGCCCTGTCCGACCGGATCGGCCGCCGACCGGTCTTCATCGGCGGCACGGTGGCCATGGGTGCGCTGGCCTTCCCGTGGTTCTGGACGCTCGACACCGGTTCGTTCTTCATCGCCGCGATCGGGTACCTGGCGATCTGCACGGGGTTCTCCGCCGCGTTCGGCCCGCTCGCCGCGTTCTTCGCGGAGGCGTTCGAGACCGAGATCCGCTACTCGGGCATCTCTTCCGGGTACACGCTCGGCACGCTGGCCAGCAGCGCGCTCGCGCCGATCTTCGCCACCTGGCTGCTCGACCGCACCGGCGGGTATTCGGCCGTGGCCTGGTACATGATCGGCACTGCAGTGGTCTCGGTGGTGTGCGCGGTCGCGCTGCGGGAGACCTACGCCTCGGGCTTGCCGGACAGGGCCCCGGCAGAGGAGTCGAAGACCGAGGCGGCGCGGGTCGCCGACTGA
- a CDS encoding IclR family transcriptional regulator domain-containing protein, whose translation MTAEGMAGLAKGLAVLEAFGTDGPSLTISDAARATGTTRATARRCLTTLTDLGYLTYDGKYYAPTPRLLRIGAVYGRTAQLPSLAQPLLAAVREAVGESASLAVLQDHEALFVARSDVTRIVNTGVRVGACLPLYASATGHVLLAGLTDSELADYLASVELIARTPKTPTDKDEIAKRVHSVRTDGYALTDEELELGLRSIAVPVVDSTGRIAAAMSVSASASRVAVEELLDGVKPVLEEHASLLGRQL comes from the coding sequence AAGCGTTCGGGACCGACGGCCCGAGCCTCACCATCAGCGACGCCGCACGAGCCACGGGCACGACGCGCGCGACCGCTCGCCGGTGCCTCACGACCCTGACGGATCTGGGCTACCTCACCTACGACGGCAAGTACTACGCACCGACGCCGCGCCTCCTGCGCATCGGCGCCGTCTACGGGAGGACCGCTCAACTGCCGTCGCTCGCGCAACCACTGCTCGCGGCCGTGCGGGAGGCGGTCGGTGAATCCGCTTCGCTGGCCGTCCTCCAAGACCACGAAGCGCTCTTCGTCGCACGCAGCGATGTGACGCGCATCGTCAACACCGGGGTGCGGGTGGGTGCCTGCCTCCCGCTCTACGCCTCCGCCACCGGGCACGTCCTCCTGGCAGGCCTCACCGACTCCGAGCTCGCCGACTACCTCGCCTCGGTCGAGCTCATCGCGCGCACCCCGAAGACACCCACCGACAAGGACGAGATCGCGAAACGTGTCCACAGTGTCCGGACGGACGGCTACGCCCTCACCGACGAGGAGCTCGAACTCGGGCTGCGGTCCATCGCCGTCCCGGTGGTCGATTCCACGGGTCGGATCGCCGCGGCGATGTCAGTGAGCGCGTCGGCCTCTCGCGTCGCGGTCGAGGAACTGCTCGACGGGGTCAAGCCGGTCCTCGAGGAACACGCGTCGCTCCTGGGCCGACAACTATGA